A single window of Aspergillus puulaauensis MK2 DNA, chromosome 5, nearly complete sequence DNA harbors:
- the KNS1 gene encoding putative protein kinase (Lkh1) (COG:T;~EggNog:ENOG410PFTM;~InterPro:IPR017441,IPR008271,IPR000719,IPR011009;~PFAM:PF07714,PF00069;~go_function: GO:0004672 - protein kinase activity [Evidence IEA];~go_function: GO:0005524 - ATP binding [Evidence IEA];~go_process: GO:0006468 - protein phosphorylation [Evidence IEA]) gives MSTPSTATATHPTHHQQQYGFPHHHQPYLPNPSYPASSTPHLNPPVYPYAVPSTTATVPYTQSPQTAAAASTPTTASAMPQAPKPASTGISGQNGRRKNPDWGEFYKNGIPKEVIVIDDTPPPDQSAAASHALPPTSTVPAQNGNVPQPAGKKRRTGIETAYDLGYYDRPCFSINPQQYGEDSSAGSLSTDRTASLHTTAPTSLSQGSSGASNGAYYEDANIGQKRKRVATRKSVRDQQKKLEQETGTDAFLSYIPPPKPPIKAKDVPVPVVRAYANRGEKVDDDDGHYVVNPNTPLTDRYSIIKLLGQGTFGKVVEAFDKQRKSRCAIKIIRSIQKYRDASRIELRVLSTLASNDKNNRNKCIHLRDCFDYRNHICIVTDLLGQSVFDFLKGNGFVPFPSSQIQNFARQLFTSVAFLHDLNLIHTDLKPENILLVKNAYQTFTYNRTIPSSSSAISRNARQRRVLLDSEIRLIDFGSATFDDEYHSSVVSTRHYRAPEIILNLGWSFPCDIWSIGCILVEFFTGDALFQTHDNLEHLAMMEAVIGDRIDPKLVRQVMQNGRTGNQNPAVKFFLRNKLDYPNDETTRASKKYVQAMKRITSFMPSNNKFYRSFLDLLRRIFVYDPKQRITAKDALKHEWFKESITDDGTEALRIGQQLQRSNGQQR, from the exons accatACCTACCGAACCCGTCGTACCCGGCCTCGTCCACTCCTCACTTGAACCCTCCTGTTTATCCCTACGCCGTTCCTTCAACGACAGCTACCGTACCCTACACCCAATCTCCACAGACGGCTGCTGCGGCTTCCACGCCTACAACAGCCTCAGCCATGCCGCAGGCACCAAAACCGGCTAGTACGGGGATTTCTGGTCAGAACGGGAGGCGGAAAAATCCAGACTGGGGCGAGTTCTATAAAAATGGAATACCAAAGGAGGTTATTGTCATTGACGATACACCTCCTCCTGACCAATCTGCCGCCGCGTCGCATGCTCTCCCGCCGACATCCACCGTTCCGGCTCAGAATGGTAATGTCCCACAGCCTGCGGGTAAGAAACGACGCACCGGTATCGAGACAGCATACGATCTGGGCTACTATGATCGTCCATGTTTCTCGATCAATCCCCAGCAGTACGGCGAAGATTCGTCTGCGGGCTCGCTCTCGACCGACCGCACAGCGTCGCTGCACACCACTGCTCCCACATCTCTCTCACAGGGCAGCTCGGGTGCGAGCAATGGTGCCTACTATGAGGATGCCAATATTGGgcagaagcggaagcggGTGGCGACGCGAAAGTCCGTTCGAGATCAGCAGAAGAAACTCGAGCAGGAGACGGGAACCGATGCCTTCTTGAGCTACATACCCCCTCCCAAACCTCCCATCAAGGCAAAAGATGTTCCTGTCCCCGTCGTTCGCGCT TATGCGAATAGGGGCGAAAaggtcgatgatgacgacggcCATTATGTTGTCAACCCAAACACTCCATTGACAGATCGAT ACTCAATTATCAAGCTTTTAGGGCAAGGAACGTTCGGCAAAGTTGTCGAAGCTTTCGACAAACAACGCAAATCTCGCTGTGCTATCAAAATCATCCGCTCCATTCAAAAGTACCGAGACGCATCACGAATCGAACTGCGGGTGCTGTCAACTCTAGCGTCTAATGACAAGAACAACCGAAACAAGTGCATCCACCTGAGAGATTGCTTCGACTACCGAAACCATATATGCATTGTCACAGATCTGCTGGGTCAAAGTGTCTTTGATTTCCTCAAGGGCAACGGGTTCGTCCCGTTTCCCAGCAGCCAAATCCAGAACTTTGCTCGACAACTCTTCACCAGTGTGGCTT TCCTCCAcgacctcaacctcatccatACAGACTTGAAGCCCGAaaacatccttctcgtcaaaAATGCCTATCAAACCTTTACCTACAACCGCACCATCCCATCGTCCTCTAGTGCGATTTCTCGGAATGCCCGCCAAAGGCGTGTTTTGCTTGATAGCGAAATCCGCCTGATTGATTTTGGGTCTGCAACTTTTGACGACGAATACCATTCGTCTGTCGTTTCCACCAGACACTACAGAGCACCCGAAATCATTCTTAACCTTGGCTGGAGTTTCCCTTGTGATATCTGGAGCATTGGCTGCATTCTTGTCGAATTCTTCACTGGCGATGCTCTCTTCCAGACCCATGATAACCTTGAACATCTCGCCATGATGGAGGCTGTCATTGGAGACCGGATAGATCCGAAGCTAGTGCGTCAAGTGATGCAGAACGGTCGAACTGGCAATCAAAACCCAGCAGTCAA ATttttcctccgcaacaaACTTGATTACCCGAACGACGAAACAACACGCGCTTCGAAAAAGTACGTGCAGGCAATGAAGCGGATCACG TCATTCATGCCGTCGAACAACAAGTTCTACCGGTCGTTTCTGGACCTATTGCGGCGAATCTTCGTCTACGACCCGAAACAGCGTATCACGGCGAAAGATGCCCTTAAGCACGAATGGTTCAAGGAGTCTATCACCGATGACGGGACTGAAGCTCTGCGGATTGGGCAGCAATTGCAGCGCAGCAACGGCCAGCAACGCTAA